The Roseofilum casamattae BLCC-M143 genome has a segment encoding these proteins:
- the rpsF gene encoding 30S ribosomal protein S6 produces MTLRNFTYETMYILRPELIDEQVNQNIETYQGLVRDNGGEILETQHRGKRRLAYEIAGQREGVYIQMNYTAPGKTIAALERAMRLSDEVIRYLTVKQEIEENSEPVEEAIEE; encoded by the coding sequence ATGACCCTGAGAAACTTTACTTACGAAACAATGTATATTCTGAGACCTGAGTTGATTGACGAACAGGTAAATCAGAATATCGAGACCTATCAAGGCCTGGTGCGAGATAATGGTGGAGAAATTTTGGAAACTCAACATCGCGGAAAACGTCGTCTAGCCTATGAGATTGCCGGACAGCGCGAAGGAGTTTACATTCAGATGAATTACACGGCTCCCGGCAAAACCATTGCTGCACTAGAGCGAGCCATGCGCCTGTCTGATGAGGTGATTCGTTACCTGACCGTCAAACAGGAAATTGAAGAGAATTCGGAGCCAGTAGAAGAGGCCATCGAAGAGTAA
- the groL gene encoding chaperonin GroEL (60 kDa chaperone family; promotes refolding of misfolded polypeptides especially under stressful conditions; forms two stacked rings of heptamers to form a barrel-shaped 14mer; ends can be capped by GroES; misfolded proteins enter the barrel where they are refolded when GroES binds) — protein sequence MAKIVSFKEESRKALEKGVNALADAVRITLGPKGRNVLLEKQFGAPQIINDGITVAKEIELEDPLENTGAQLIREVAAKTKDNAGDGTTTATVLAQAMVKEGLKNVAAGANPVALRRGIEKTIAHLVKEIAAIAKPVEGDAIAQVATVSAGNDEEVGQMIAKAMEAVTKDGVITVEESKSLLTELEVVEGMEIDRGYLSPYFITDNEQMTVEYENAKILLTDKKISSIQDLVPVLEKMARAGQPLLIIAEDIEGEALATLVVNKARGVLNAAAVKAPGFGDRRKQMLQDIAVLTGGQVISEEVGLSLDTASLDMLGNGRKISIDKDSTVIVADETSKADVEKRIAQIRRQLEETDSDYDKEKLQERIAKLAGGVAVIKVGAATETELKDRKLRIEDALNATKAAVDEGIVPGGGTTLIHLSTKVAELKGQLSVEEQIGADIVAKALAAPLRQIADNAGVEGSVIVAHVRTTEFNVGYNAATGEYVDMIAAGIIDPAKVVRSSVQNAGSIAGMVLTTEALVVEKPEPKGAAAPDMGGMGGMGGMGGMGGMGGMGGMGMM from the coding sequence ATGGCTAAGATCGTCTCATTTAAGGAAGAATCGCGCAAAGCGTTAGAAAAAGGCGTTAACGCTCTAGCAGATGCGGTCCGCATCACCCTCGGGCCGAAAGGCCGGAACGTCCTGCTGGAAAAACAGTTTGGCGCCCCTCAAATTATTAATGATGGAATTACCGTCGCTAAAGAAATTGAACTAGAAGACCCTCTAGAAAACACCGGCGCACAGTTAATTCGGGAAGTGGCTGCTAAAACCAAAGATAATGCTGGAGACGGCACCACCACTGCAACGGTTTTAGCCCAAGCTATGGTGAAAGAAGGGTTGAAAAATGTGGCTGCTGGCGCGAACCCGGTGGCACTGCGTCGCGGGATTGAAAAAACGATCGCTCATTTAGTGAAAGAAATTGCAGCCATCGCCAAACCTGTAGAAGGAGATGCGATCGCGCAAGTCGCTACAGTTTCGGCTGGAAATGACGAAGAAGTCGGGCAAATGATTGCCAAAGCCATGGAAGCGGTGACCAAAGATGGAGTCATCACCGTGGAAGAATCGAAATCTTTGCTCACCGAACTCGAAGTTGTCGAAGGGATGGAAATCGATCGCGGTTACCTTTCGCCTTATTTCATCACCGACAACGAGCAAATGACGGTGGAATATGAAAACGCCAAGATTTTGCTCACCGACAAAAAAATCAGCTCTATCCAAGACCTAGTTCCGGTTTTGGAGAAAATGGCTAGAGCCGGACAGCCTCTACTCATTATCGCCGAAGATATTGAAGGGGAAGCGCTGGCAACTCTGGTGGTGAACAAAGCTAGAGGTGTACTGAACGCCGCTGCGGTGAAAGCTCCTGGATTTGGCGATCGCCGCAAACAAATGCTGCAAGACATCGCCGTGCTCACCGGCGGTCAAGTCATCTCCGAAGAAGTTGGTTTGAGTCTGGATACTGCTTCCTTGGACATGCTCGGAAACGGACGCAAAATCAGCATCGATAAAGACAGCACTGTCATTGTTGCTGACGAGACTAGCAAAGCCGATGTGGAAAAACGCATCGCGCAAATCCGCCGCCAACTGGAAGAAACCGACTCCGATTACGATAAAGAAAAACTGCAAGAGCGTATCGCTAAACTCGCTGGTGGTGTTGCCGTAATCAAAGTCGGAGCCGCCACCGAAACCGAACTGAAAGACCGCAAGCTGCGCATCGAAGATGCACTGAACGCGACGAAAGCAGCCGTTGATGAAGGTATCGTTCCCGGAGGCGGAACTACCTTAATTCACCTTTCGACCAAAGTGGCAGAACTGAAAGGACAATTGAGCGTGGAAGAACAAATTGGTGCGGATATTGTGGCCAAGGCTCTTGCCGCTCCCTTACGCCAAATTGCCGATAACGCTGGAGTTGAAGGCTCGGTGATCGTCGCTCATGTACGGACAACCGAATTTAATGTCGGCTACAACGCGGCTACTGGCGAATATGTAGACATGATTGCAGCGGGAATTATCGACCCTGCTAAAGTCGTGCGCTCTTCCGTCCAAAATGCCGGTTCTATCGCCGGAATGGTCTTAACCACGGAAGCCTTAGTCGTCGAAAAACCGGAACCCAAAGGCGCTGCAGCTCCCGACATGGGCGGCATGGGCGGTATGGGTGGTATGGGCGGTATGGGTGGCATGGGTGGCATGGGTGGCATGGGCATGATGTAA
- a CDS encoding fumarylacetoacetate hydrolase family protein yields the protein MAQRYVRVQTTQGKIYYGLLNLNREVQVLDAPPWLQGEPTELVLEAKSYHFLAPCAPSKIVAVGKNYVNHAAEMGTPVPEEPLLFLKPSTAVIPTDSTILYPPQSERVDYEGELALVIGARCFDCTVEEAAGKIWGYTIANDVTARDLQRRDGQWTRGKGFDTFCPIGPWIVRELNPSARLQTFVNDEEDPRQSASISDMVFSPEVLVAYISQVMTLMPGDIILTGTPEGIGPVQVGDRVRVELEGIGYLENPIAARPSRHS from the coding sequence ATGGCCCAACGCTATGTTCGAGTTCAAACGACCCAAGGCAAGATCTACTACGGGTTATTGAATCTCAACCGAGAGGTGCAAGTCCTGGATGCTCCGCCGTGGTTGCAGGGAGAACCGACTGAGTTAGTTCTAGAAGCGAAGTCGTATCATTTCCTGGCACCTTGTGCTCCCTCAAAGATTGTGGCGGTTGGGAAAAATTATGTCAATCATGCGGCGGAGATGGGAACCCCCGTCCCGGAAGAACCTCTCTTGTTTCTGAAACCTTCGACGGCGGTTATTCCGACCGATAGTACTATTCTCTATCCTCCCCAGTCGGAACGGGTCGATTATGAAGGAGAATTGGCTTTAGTTATCGGCGCTCGCTGTTTCGATTGTACGGTGGAAGAGGCGGCCGGTAAGATTTGGGGTTATACCATTGCCAACGATGTCACCGCGCGGGATTTGCAGCGCCGAGACGGTCAGTGGACTCGGGGCAAAGGATTCGATACCTTTTGTCCTATCGGGCCTTGGATCGTGCGCGAACTGAATCCAAGTGCCCGCTTGCAAACTTTTGTTAATGATGAAGAAGATCCTCGCCAATCTGCGTCGATTAGCGATATGGTGTTTTCCCCAGAAGTGTTAGTAGCTTATATTTCCCAGGTGATGACATTAATGCCCGGAGATATTATCCTGACGGGAACTCCAGAAGGCATCGGACCGGTGCAAGTGGGCGATCGCGTTCGGGTGGAACTCGAAGGCATTGGTTATTTGGAAAACCCGATCGCCGCCCGGCCGAGCCGCCATTCCTAA
- a CDS encoding glutaminase, translating to MIDLSRIEQWINEVLALHSTGNCTGTLPSYIPELARVNPQQLSISIQCLDGRNSSWNAPDRPLPLMSAIKPFILLYVLEEFGTVEVEKMVGTLPSQMPYNSLEQLEIDEGFPRNPMINSGAIALCSTLPGESAAQKCDRFREWLNEYGSVRLTLNRQLLASVESLPNLRNRALTEKLAESGYLRSSETIALDTYQQVCCLSGTLAELSQLGLGLVAPQGRVNPVHQEWVIRLIKTCGLYEYSEQFAIEIGLPTKSGVSGVLLSLVSEWGAIAIYSPLLDAIGNSVMGLALLRRITQAGFTQRESQWTNLT from the coding sequence ATGATAGATCTTTCTCGGATCGAACAATGGATTAATGAGGTGCTGGCTTTACATAGCACGGGAAATTGTACGGGAACTCTGCCCTCCTATATTCCTGAGTTAGCTCGGGTGAATCCACAACAATTATCAATATCTATTCAATGTTTGGATGGCAGAAATAGCAGTTGGAATGCTCCCGATCGCCCTTTACCTTTGATGAGTGCGATCAAGCCGTTTATTTTACTCTATGTATTAGAAGAGTTTGGCACGGTTGAGGTCGAGAAAATGGTTGGCACTCTCCCGTCGCAAATGCCTTATAATTCCTTAGAGCAATTAGAAATAGATGAAGGGTTTCCGCGCAACCCCATGATTAATAGCGGCGCGATCGCCCTGTGTTCGACGTTACCCGGCGAAAGTGCCGCGCAAAAATGCGATCGCTTCCGAGAATGGTTAAACGAGTACGGCAGCGTTCGGTTAACTCTCAACCGTCAACTGTTAGCCTCCGTCGAATCATTACCCAATTTGCGCAATAGAGCGTTAACCGAAAAATTAGCCGAATCGGGATATTTAAGAAGTTCGGAAACTATTGCGTTAGACACCTATCAACAAGTTTGCTGTTTGAGTGGAACCCTAGCCGAATTAAGTCAATTAGGATTGGGATTAGTCGCTCCCCAAGGTCGAGTAAATCCGGTTCATCAGGAATGGGTTATTCGGTTAATCAAAACTTGCGGATTATACGAATATTCCGAGCAATTTGCGATCGAGATTGGCTTGCCGACAAAATCAGGAGTTAGTGGAGTGTTGCTCTCTCTGGTTTCGGAATGGGGTGCGATCGCAATTTACAGTCCTCTGCTCGATGCGATCGGTAATTCTGTTATGGGTCTGGCACTGTTAAGACGAATTACTCAGGCAGGATTTACGCAGAGAGAGAGCCAATGGACTAATCTAACCTGA
- a CDS encoding NINE protein, giving the protein MNKVGTSYLFWLLCILQIHGAHRLYNGKIVTGILWFCTLGLFGFGQFIDLLLIPNMVDEYNIKYRLKHGLSPAGVPLNRGIASEVMPTTQAPSDPKVQLLRAAAARGGQISVTQAVIDTGLEFEEVEQLLMQMLKTGYASIDNHPDTGVVVYVFPELMS; this is encoded by the coding sequence ATGAACAAGGTTGGCACGAGTTATCTTTTCTGGCTGCTGTGCATCTTACAAATTCACGGCGCTCATCGTCTCTACAATGGCAAGATTGTCACCGGAATTCTTTGGTTTTGTACTTTAGGCTTATTCGGCTTTGGGCAATTTATCGATCTGCTCTTGATTCCGAATATGGTAGATGAGTATAACATTAAGTACAGGCTCAAACACGGGTTATCTCCGGCAGGAGTTCCCTTAAATCGAGGGATTGCCAGTGAAGTGATGCCGACAACTCAAGCTCCCAGCGATCCGAAAGTGCAACTGCTCCGTGCTGCGGCTGCCAGAGGAGGACAGATTTCTGTTACTCAAGCTGTTATCGATACAGGACTGGAGTTTGAAGAAGTGGAACAGTTGTTGATGCAAATGCTGAAAACTGGATACGCCAGCATCGACAACCACCCAGACACGGGAGTTGTGGTTTATGTTTTTCCGGAATTAATGTCATAG
- a CDS encoding class I SAM-dependent methyltransferase, producing MSANTSELEYDKAAFFYDEIMNAFIMDFSFYNDLVEILKPDSVLELGCGMGRLFSIFLKTANVVTGIDLSEEMLAEGRKYFADRTPDNAVTEFIQADIRSFSLERKYDLIVMALSVLKHLSSEEDRLAAIANARNHLSDNGFLAIDTTPYLYTSESTSWINAADSMVASWVPDRSILAGYQWKKTVDGNNETLHWRYHQNEQTQFEHHFTVYPYKLEQLFDHIARANMYPQQLLTEWEANGLGTEGKRFIGLVSRHDRSWESKQQFLERVAQRDRKLWSDHQHYLQAHR from the coding sequence ATGAGCGCCAACACATCAGAATTAGAATACGACAAAGCTGCCTTCTTCTATGACGAAATCATGAATGCATTTATCATGGATTTCTCGTTCTATAACGATTTAGTCGAGATCTTAAAACCAGACTCCGTCCTCGAACTCGGTTGCGGCATGGGTCGCCTCTTCTCCATCTTCCTGAAAACAGCCAACGTGGTAACTGGCATCGATCTAAGCGAGGAAATGTTAGCCGAAGGGAGAAAGTATTTTGCCGATCGCACTCCTGACAATGCAGTGACTGAGTTTATCCAAGCCGACATTCGTTCCTTTTCCCTCGAGCGGAAATACGATCTGATCGTTATGGCTTTATCCGTACTCAAACATTTGAGTAGCGAAGAAGACAGATTAGCCGCGATCGCGAACGCCCGAAACCATCTCAGCGATAATGGTTTTCTGGCCATTGACACCACTCCATATCTCTATACATCAGAATCGACCTCCTGGATTAATGCTGCAGATTCCATGGTTGCCAGTTGGGTTCCAGACCGTAGTATTTTGGCCGGTTACCAGTGGAAAAAAACTGTGGATGGCAATAACGAAACTCTGCACTGGCGCTATCATCAAAACGAGCAAACTCAGTTTGAACACCACTTTACCGTCTATCCCTACAAACTGGAGCAATTGTTCGATCATATTGCTCGAGCGAACATGTATCCCCAGCAACTCCTGACGGAGTGGGAGGCTAATGGACTGGGAACTGAGGGCAAACGGTTTATCGGCCTGGTAAGTCGCCACGATCGCTCCTGGGAGTCAAAACAGCAATTTCTCGAGCGGGTGGCACAACGCGATCGTAAACTCTGGTCTGACCACCAGCATTATCTGCAGGCTCATCGTTAG
- a CDS encoding Tic20 family protein, which produces MTWRGTTTVADRIFACLPYLLPLLYGLPFGISLMQQFPILALLLIPLAPLMQIYSSIPFAGLIIFFALFMLVVRNTNINHFIRFNTMQAILIDIVLVLCSLVMNYLLQPVLRGGLALETLNNTIFLGVLVAVGYAIAQSIMGRYAEIPTISEAAYTQVR; this is translated from the coding sequence ATGACCTGGCGTGGAACGACCACAGTAGCAGACCGAATCTTTGCGTGCTTGCCCTATTTGCTTCCTCTATTGTATGGATTGCCCTTCGGTATTTCCCTCATGCAGCAGTTTCCAATTTTGGCCCTGCTCCTGATTCCTTTAGCCCCTCTGATGCAAATTTACAGCTCCATACCCTTCGCCGGTCTAATTATTTTCTTCGCTCTCTTCATGTTGGTGGTTCGCAATACCAATATCAATCACTTCATTCGCTTTAATACCATGCAAGCGATTTTGATTGACATTGTTCTCGTTTTGTGCTCGTTGGTGATGAACTACCTGCTGCAACCCGTACTGCGCGGAGGATTGGCTTTAGAGACATTGAATAACACTATCTTCTTGGGAGTATTGGTCGCCGTGGGTTATGCGATCGCCCAATCGATTATGGGTCGCTATGCCGAAATCCCGACCATCTCGGAAGCTGCCTACACTCAAGTCCGGTAA
- a CDS encoding proton extrusion protein PcxA, which yields MAKGSPGQKLQSSFQFLNRWFWQTPERALDDAYEAILNIQAIEDEYFAGKKIIVDSDRYNRSVQGYFKRELQNNLNAARIRLSEFNTSRFLVNPASRKLATVFWDSWRGIPQRSNLENEQLILEKLTAIDLVLSRYSNSDEGNLRSQALIPLDKDNGNNSDRAIDKPRSQRLPQPTVEEITNAETISDQSSFLPRTILGTFKRVQKELDPKTEAELVNRFRVSKFKTVISLRFILLVFLIPLLAQQIANTFIVGPIVDRFKDRHEIAVFLHEEMEEEALLQLERFESKLKFEILLGDRPALNPEEFDKELHHKAEELKEEFSIESANAVKNIFSDLFGFIAFGCVIYTSKREITVLKSFMDDLIYGLSDSAKAFILILFTDMFVGFHSPHGWEVILEGLSRHFGLPESREFIFLFIATFPVILDTVFKYWIFRYLNRISPSAVATYKEMNE from the coding sequence ATGGCGAAAGGATCTCCCGGGCAAAAGCTGCAATCTTCGTTCCAATTTCTCAATCGATGGTTTTGGCAAACCCCGGAACGAGCATTAGACGATGCTTATGAAGCCATTTTGAATATCCAGGCCATCGAAGATGAGTATTTTGCGGGAAAGAAAATTATTGTCGATTCCGATCGATACAATCGCTCCGTGCAAGGTTATTTTAAACGAGAATTACAGAACAATTTAAATGCCGCGCGCATTCGGCTTTCCGAGTTTAATACCAGTCGTTTTTTGGTCAATCCGGCCTCGCGCAAGTTAGCCACCGTATTTTGGGATTCCTGGCGCGGAATTCCCCAGCGATCTAACTTGGAGAACGAGCAACTTATTTTAGAGAAATTGACCGCGATCGATCTAGTTTTGAGCCGTTACAGTAATTCTGATGAAGGGAATCTGCGATCGCAAGCGCTGATTCCGTTAGATAAAGATAATGGAAATAACAGCGATCGCGCGATCGACAAACCTCGTTCCCAGCGACTACCGCAACCCACAGTCGAAGAAATTACAAACGCCGAAACCATTTCCGACCAGTCCAGTTTTTTACCCCGTACTATTCTCGGTACCTTTAAGCGCGTCCAAAAAGAACTCGACCCCAAAACCGAAGCCGAATTAGTCAATCGCTTTCGGGTGTCTAAGTTTAAAACGGTTATTTCCCTGCGGTTTATTTTACTCGTCTTCTTAATTCCCTTGCTCGCTCAGCAGATCGCAAACACTTTTATTGTCGGCCCCATCGTCGATCGGTTTAAAGACCGCCATGAAATCGCAGTCTTCTTACATGAAGAGATGGAAGAAGAAGCTTTACTGCAATTAGAGCGTTTTGAGAGTAAGTTAAAGTTTGAGATTCTGCTCGGCGATCGGCCCGCGCTCAATCCAGAAGAATTTGATAAGGAATTGCATCATAAAGCCGAGGAACTCAAAGAAGAGTTCAGTATTGAGAGCGCGAATGCCGTCAAAAATATTTTTTCCGATCTGTTTGGCTTTATTGCCTTTGGCTGCGTAATTTATACCAGCAAGCGCGAAATTACAGTACTCAAATCCTTTATGGACGATTTGATCTATGGATTGAGCGATAGCGCGAAAGCCTTTATTCTTATTTTGTTTACCGATATGTTCGTCGGCTTCCACTCCCCTCACGGTTGGGAAGTGATTCTGGAAGGGTTATCTCGCCATTTTGGCCTGCCAGAAAGTCGGGAGTTTATCTTCCTGTTTATCGCCACGTTTCCCGTAATTCTCGATACCGTCTTTAAGTATTGGATTTTCCGCTATCTCAATCGCATTTCTCCATCTGCGGTGGCCACCTATAAAGAAATGAATGAGTAA
- a CDS encoding alpha-amylase family glycosyl hydrolase: MIADTTFIDSIEWLKDHSIFLKYQDPIAAFGGQSRQWQNPYGKSRPEDFLDRSSVWFAAYPNALIGPEGSKVLDILGSDKLHHLLSAIGIEAIHTGPMKRSGSVSDRGYGPSIDGNFDRIELQIDPNYGSEEQYQQLVKSAAEYGITIIGDLVPGHTGKGPDFRLAERNVPGFPNLYTMIEIDPEDWSVLPTVPPDADSANLLPDVLDELREKGYNLVGMLDAEIFARPGIKDSSWSATDVVVGADGRERRWVYLHVFKQGQPSLNWTDPSFAAHRLLAADMLHSLHGLGVKGLRLDATMFLGIEGRAEGELGWLAGHPLSNQITTILGMMIRKFGGFSFQELNIDLEKIKESLSFGPELNYDFTTRPAYLYALVTGDGGPLRLMLRQLLEYEVPLMRMVHGLQNHDELMLETTHLQVNGDRIFEYEGRNERGADLFERMHTRVVERTTGDRATYNKPFAMPGVCSTLAGLIAATIGVREIHQISRQQIETIKQIHLLAAAYNALQPGVFIISGWDLVGALPLPEKTIPSLLADGDYRWINRGAYDLIGNAPYRGRSVQNMPRAPYIYGNLPEQLQDPNSFASRLQQLLELRKDLRIARSELVLVPEVTDPAVVILVNKLPNPRDKLQSWQVTALNFSQFETQQELEYTNLNGMARVLWSNLQGRYEEDIISLDDRPPTIQLLPWEAKLIVVSPPGSFEPDS; encoded by the coding sequence ATGATCGCCGATACAACATTCATCGATTCGATCGAATGGCTTAAAGACCATTCCATTTTCTTAAAATATCAAGATCCGATCGCTGCCTTCGGCGGTCAATCTCGTCAATGGCAGAATCCTTATGGGAAATCTCGTCCAGAAGATTTTCTCGATCGCAGTTCGGTATGGTTTGCTGCGTATCCCAATGCTTTAATCGGACCGGAAGGCAGTAAAGTTCTCGATATTCTCGGCAGCGATAAACTCCATCATCTGCTCTCAGCAATTGGGATTGAAGCGATCCATACCGGACCGATGAAGCGATCGGGAAGCGTGAGCGATCGCGGATACGGTCCCAGCATTGATGGTAACTTCGATCGCATTGAGCTGCAAATCGATCCCAATTATGGCAGCGAGGAACAATATCAACAGTTGGTCAAAAGTGCGGCAGAATACGGGATTACGATAATCGGCGATCTCGTTCCCGGCCATACAGGGAAAGGGCCGGACTTTCGCCTGGCCGAGCGCAATGTACCGGGGTTTCCCAATCTCTATACGATGATCGAAATCGATCCGGAAGATTGGTCTGTGCTGCCGACTGTTCCTCCAGATGCCGATAGCGCGAACCTGCTGCCGGATGTCTTAGACGAGTTGCGCGAGAAAGGGTATAACTTAGTCGGGATGCTCGATGCAGAAATCTTTGCTCGTCCGGGAATAAAAGATAGCAGTTGGAGCGCCACAGATGTTGTCGTTGGCGCGGACGGACGAGAGCGGCGTTGGGTTTATTTACACGTATTCAAACAAGGACAGCCGTCGCTGAATTGGACTGACCCCAGTTTTGCGGCCCATCGCTTGCTCGCGGCAGATATGTTGCATTCGTTGCACGGCTTGGGAGTCAAGGGGTTGCGCCTGGATGCCACCATGTTTTTGGGCATTGAAGGACGCGCGGAGGGAGAGCTGGGATGGCTGGCCGGCCATCCGTTGTCGAATCAAATTACCACGATTTTGGGAATGATGATTCGCAAGTTTGGTGGCTTTAGTTTCCAAGAGTTAAATATCGATCTGGAGAAAATTAAGGAATCGTTATCCTTCGGGCCGGAACTGAATTACGACTTTACGACTCGTCCGGCTTATTTGTATGCCTTGGTCACCGGAGATGGAGGGCCGCTACGGTTGATGTTGCGCCAGTTATTGGAATATGAAGTACCTTTAATGCGCATGGTACACGGCTTGCAAAACCACGACGAGCTGATGTTAGAAACTACCCATTTACAAGTGAATGGCGATCGCATTTTCGAGTACGAAGGACGCAACGAGCGCGGTGCAGATTTGTTCGAGCGGATGCATACTCGGGTGGTGGAAAGGACCACGGGCGATCGCGCAACCTATAATAAACCTTTCGCTATGCCTGGAGTCTGTTCGACTCTGGCAGGGTTAATTGCGGCGACTATAGGCGTACGAGAGATTCATCAGATTTCGCGCCAACAGATTGAAACCATCAAACAGATTCACTTGCTCGCAGCAGCTTACAATGCTCTGCAACCGGGAGTCTTTATTATTTCGGGTTGGGATTTGGTCGGAGCTTTACCCCTACCGGAAAAAACCATTCCATCTCTGCTCGCCGATGGAGACTATCGCTGGATTAATCGCGGCGCCTACGATTTGATTGGCAATGCTCCCTATCGCGGCCGGTCGGTACAAAACATGCCCCGCGCCCCTTATATTTATGGTAATTTGCCGGAACAATTGCAAGACCCGAACTCCTTTGCCTCGCGCTTGCAACAGTTGCTGGAGCTGCGAAAGGACTTGCGTATTGCTCGGAGCGAGTTGGTTCTGGTTCCGGAAGTCACCGATCCAGCAGTAGTTATTCTGGTAAATAAGTTGCCCAATCCCCGCGATAAGTTGCAGTCTTGGCAAGTGACGGCATTGAATTTTAGTCAGTTTGAGACCCAACAGGAGCTGGAATATACCAATTTAAACGGTATGGCTCGGGTATTGTGGAGCAATCTGCAAGGACGCTATGAGGAAGATATTATCTCTCTCGACGATCGCCCGCCAACGATCCAGTTATTACCTTGGGAAGCAAAACTAATTGTGGTTTCTCCTCCAGGGTCGTTTGAACCCGACTCGTAA
- a CDS encoding class I SAM-dependent methyltransferase codes for MGEPMGYAEDLAYIHDAGYSEYAIRSTPGILQILQNHHLDRGLIVELGCGGGWSAKVLTEAGYQVLGIDQSEPLLAIARQRVPQAEFRLASFLQTPIPPCQAAISLSECLNYQFDERGSLSVLTPLFERIYTALTPGGLWIFDLLEPGQLSPGEKQQTFNQGRDWTILVEKEEDPNLNTLTRRIITFRQMGDLYRRSDEVHCVQLYRREAIANSLKEVGFDVEIREGYCPDRLHEAHPVFVARKLT; via the coding sequence ATGGGAGAGCCAATGGGATATGCCGAAGATCTTGCCTATATTCACGATGCTGGATATAGCGAGTACGCGATACGATCGACGCCAGGGATATTGCAAATTCTCCAAAACCATCATCTCGATCGCGGCTTAATTGTCGAGTTAGGATGCGGTGGTGGTTGGTCGGCGAAAGTATTGACCGAAGCGGGATACCAAGTGTTGGGTATCGACCAATCCGAGCCGTTATTGGCGATCGCCCGTCAGCGAGTTCCCCAAGCCGAGTTCCGCCTGGCTTCGTTCCTGCAAACCCCCATTCCTCCATGCCAAGCCGCCATTTCCCTGAGCGAATGCCTCAACTACCAGTTTGACGAACGGGGAAGCTTGTCCGTTTTAACCCCACTGTTTGAACGCATTTATACAGCTCTGACTCCTGGCGGACTCTGGATTTTTGACCTGCTCGAACCCGGACAACTCTCCCCCGGAGAAAAACAACAAACCTTTAATCAAGGTCGAGATTGGACAATTTTGGTAGAAAAAGAAGAAGACCCCAATTTAAATACCCTAACCCGCCGCATTATTACCTTCCGCCAAATGGGAGATCTCTATCGGCGATCGGATGAAGTTCATTGCGTGCAACTGTATCGGCGAGAGGCGATCGCTAACTCTCTAAAAGAGGTTGGGTTTGATGTGGAAATTCGAGAGGGTTATTGTCCCGATCGCTTGCACGAGGCTCATCCGGTTTTCGTCGCGCGTAAACTGACTTAA